DNA sequence from the bacterium genome:
CGATGCATCTCGTCGAGACGGGCTTGAATGACATTGTTGCCGGCCGCGGGTCGGCCGGCGGAAGCCGCCTCCTGCTCGACTGCGGGCTGTTCCAGGGCCACCGCGAGGAGGCGGCCCGCATCAACGGCACCCTGCCCTTCGACGCGTCGAGCCTCGAGGCGGCCGTGCTCTCGCACGCCCACCTGGACCACTGCGGCAACCTGCCCACGCTGGTCCGGAGCGGCTTCCGGGGCCCGATCTACTGCACCCCCGCGACGCGCGACCTGGCGGCCCTCGTGCTGCACGACAGCGCCAAGGTGCAGCACCAGGACGCCCGCCACGTCAACAAGATCCGCGCGCGCACGGGACTGCCGCCCGTGACGCCGCTTTATACCGCGAGCGAGGTAGACCGCACGATCGGCCGGTTCCGGACCGTCCCGTACCATGAGCCGTTCCGGCTCGGTCCGGCGCGGGTCACCTTCTACGACGCGGGACACATCCTCGGCTCCGCCGTCACGACGGTCGAGGCCGATGGACGGACGCTCGGGTTTACCGGCGATCTGGGACGGCCCGGCGAGGCCATCCTGCGCGATCCGGAGACCCCGCCCGGCCTCGACGTGCTCGTGATGGAGTCGACGTACGGCGACCGGGCGCACAAACCGCTCGACGGGGCGGATGAGCGCCTCGGGGTGATTGTCCGCGAGACCGCCGCGCGCGGCGGCGCCGTGCTGATCCCATCGTTCGCGATCGGCCGGGCGCAGGACATCACCTACGCGCTCCACCGCCTGCGGAACGCCGGCTCCATCCCATCGATCCCGACGATCGTCGACAGCCCGATGGCGGTGGACGCGACGGAAATCTTCCGGCGGCATCCCGAGTGCTTCGACGACGAGACCCGGACCATGCTGGCGCACGAAGATCCATTTGGCTTCAAGGGGCTGCGGTACGTCCGCGAGGTGGAAGACTCCAAGACCCTCAACGGCCTGACCGATCCCTTCATCGTGATCGCGACGTCCGGGATGTGCGAGTCGGGACGGATCTTATACCATCTGGCTCACCGGATCGACGACGTCCGCTGTTCGCTCGTGATCGTGTCGTTCCAGGCGGAGCACACGCTCGGCCGCAGCCTCGCCGGCGGCGCCGCCACGGTGCGGATCTTCGGGGAGCCGCACGACGTGCGCCTTCAAGTGCATCAACTGGCAGAGTTCAGCGCGCACGCGGACGGGGACGAGCTAACGGCGTGGGTGGCGCGGGTGCCGCGCGTGGGACGGATCTACTGCGTGCACGGTGAAGAAGCCGGGTCGCTCGCGCTCGCCGCCTCGCTCCGGGCCCGGGGCTACGCCGCGGACGTGCCGGTCCGCGGCCAGCAGGTGGAGGTCGCCACGTCGTAACCGGGGCTGCGGCGGCGCCGTTCGCGGCCCGTTACAAACCGCCCGCCGCGCTGTTCACCTGATTTCGCGCACTCCGGCGGCGGGTCCGCCGAGAGTCCGCTCGAACTCCGGACGGGTGAGGTCGCCTTCCTCATACCGATGCCACAACTCGTTGAACTCGTCGGACGTCTGCCGGGCCGGCTTCACGGTGATGAGGAACAAGAATCCCAGCACGCCCACGATGAAGCACACCAACGCTGCCGCGACCAGCGCGCTCCAGACCCAACCCGATCCAAACAGCATCGGCCACATGACACGGTCCTCTAGGGATGGGATCGCACGATCTACTTCGGATCGGAGCCGGAGGCCGCCGGCTCGGTGGTCCGCTTCTGCGGCGGCGCCGCGGCCGCAGATTCGGGCTCGGAGATCTCGCCCCAGTAGCACTCGTCGCAGAACTTGATCACGACGCCATGCCGCTCCAGTTCGTGGCGGACCTCACGCAGGCCGCACTTTTCACACGCCGTGTAGAGTGGTTTCATCGCTGCCCTCCTGCGGACCGGTCCGTCGGCGCCCCGGGCCTTTGTCCTACGGTACCATCGCCCCGGCGGCCGGCCCATCCGGCGATTATCTGATTCCGGCTCCTTCCACAACCCGATCCTGCGTCTGGCGGGGGAGAGGCGGAACCGGAGGAACTCCCGGTAGCGAAACGCAAAAAGGAGCGCACTTGTTGAGCGGCACCGCACCGTCTTCAGCCGTGCCTCCCGGGTCTACTGTCGTCCGGTGCTCTCCGAAGAGGCGCGCTCCTCGAAGTGAACGTGGCCGACCGTCGATTCCCGGGCGCCGGCGTTTGATTCGGCGACTCGCCGCGTGCGCTCCGTTTGCAAGGTAGCACCGGCGCGCGGCCTCGCCTATCGGATCGAAGTCGTATTCGACCGCCGCGGAGAACCGATTCGCCGGCGGCCGGAGGGACGGCCCCCCTTCTGGACGAACACCCGGCGAAAGAATCATGCAGGCGCTGACCACGATTCATGCGATCGCGATCGGCCTCTACCTCGCGGTCGCGCTTCTGCTTATCGCGCAGTACGTCGAGCTGCGCGCGGCGTATGCGCTCTGGTGGGCGGCGGGGGCCTTGGCCCTCGCGGCGCGCGCCCTCGCCGATCTCGCCGCGCTCACCGCGGCGGTGCCACTCCCGCTGATGCTCGTCGAGACCACCCTGCAACTTGCCGGCGCCGGCTTTTTCCTCACCGCCTCCGTCTCCCGCGATCCGCGCTCGCGCGGCATCGCCGTCGTGGGCACCCTCGGCTTCGGCGCGCTGATGGCGGCGGTGATCGCGGTGCTGCTCCTGACCACCGGTCAGGTGATGCTGGCGGACGGCATCGCGGACACCGCGACCGGGGTCGCCTTCCTGCTGGCGGCCGAAGGCTACCGGCGCGCCGAGCAGCTGCTCGACGACCTCGGGACGCGGTTGATCTTCGGCGGGCTGGCGATCGCGGGTGTAAACTACCTCGCCTGGGCGTGGGTGCCGAAGACCGTCGGCCTGGAGACCACGTTCGAGCTGCTGGGCGGGCTGTTCGTGCTGGTGTTCGGCGCGGGGGTGCTCGCGCGGTCCGTGCAGCGGGCGCGGCGGCTCGTCGTGCTCAGCCAG
Encoded proteins:
- a CDS encoding MBL fold metallo-hydrolase: MRITFLGAVRTVTGSMHLVETGLNDIVAGRGSAGGSRLLLDCGLFQGHREEAARINGTLPFDASSLEAAVLSHAHLDHCGNLPTLVRSGFRGPIYCTPATRDLAALVLHDSAKVQHQDARHVNKIRARTGLPPVTPLYTASEVDRTIGRFRTVPYHEPFRLGPARVTFYDAGHILGSAVTTVEADGRTLGFTGDLGRPGEAILRDPETPPGLDVLVMESTYGDRAHKPLDGADERLGVIVRETAARGGAVLIPSFAIGRAQDITYALHRLRNAGSIPSIPTIVDSPMAVDATEIFRRHPECFDDETRTMLAHEDPFGFKGLRYVREVEDSKTLNGLTDPFIVIATSGMCESGRILYHLAHRIDDVRCSLVIVSFQAEHTLGRSLAGGAATVRIFGEPHDVRLQVHQLAEFSAHADGDELTAWVARVPRVGRIYCVHGEEAGSLALAASLRARGYAADVPVRGQQVEVATS